A window of Pseudomonas mucidolens contains these coding sequences:
- a CDS encoding IS110 family transposase — protein MISWVGIDISKSNLVVWVKPQSEGFDVSNTSEGFLELIRRLSQFEVSLILLEATGGYERNAMAALQGANFKVLRVNPRRARSFAVAMGKNAKTDAIDAAVLADFAEVLNASSSKVISPEREALRELVQQREHFVQQRDDNKRRLQQAQLPAVIALIKGHIHFLQTQIRQLDKAINQSMHELDAEKAQRLISVKGIGTVATASLLVYLPELGELDRREVAALAGIAPLNDDSGNHSGKRHIYGGRARVRRALYMSCWVVIRHQPDFKARYEGLRERGKSAKVALIACMRVLLIRLNAMLRDGTEWR, from the coding sequence ATGATTTCCTGGGTCGGTATCGACATCTCAAAATCAAACCTTGTCGTCTGGGTTAAACCACAGAGCGAAGGTTTCGATGTTTCAAACACTTCAGAAGGATTTCTTGAGCTGATTCGACGATTGAGTCAGTTTGAAGTCAGTCTGATTTTGCTGGAGGCCACCGGGGGCTATGAGCGTAATGCCATGGCGGCTCTGCAAGGCGCAAACTTCAAGGTGCTCAGGGTCAATCCTCGCCGAGCCAGATCCTTTGCCGTGGCGATGGGCAAGAATGCGAAGACTGACGCTATTGATGCGGCCGTTCTAGCAGACTTTGCTGAAGTGCTGAATGCCTCAAGCAGCAAGGTTATTTCGCCTGAGCGTGAAGCGCTCCGCGAGCTGGTTCAGCAGCGCGAGCATTTCGTTCAGCAACGAGACGACAATAAGCGCCGTCTTCAGCAAGCCCAGCTACCAGCCGTTATTGCGCTGATCAAAGGCCATATTCACTTCCTGCAAACGCAAATCAGGCAACTTGATAAGGCCATCAATCAGAGCATGCACGAACTGGACGCAGAAAAAGCCCAGCGGCTCATCTCTGTTAAAGGTATCGGTACGGTTGCCACCGCGAGTTTGCTGGTTTATCTGCCCGAACTAGGTGAGCTTGATCGCCGTGAGGTTGCGGCCTTGGCAGGTATCGCGCCCTTGAACGACGACAGCGGTAATCACAGCGGGAAGCGACATATCTATGGAGGCAGAGCCCGTGTCAGACGGGCTCTGTACATGTCCTGCTGGGTTGTAATCCGCCATCAGCCCGACTTCAAGGCACGCTACGAAGGCCTTCGAGAGCGAGGTAAGAGCGCGAAGGTCGCGCTCATCGCCTGCATGCGTGTACTGCTGATTAGGCTCAATGCCATGTTGCGAGATGGCACTGAGTGGCGGTGA
- a CDS encoding ABC transporter permease subunit, translating to MNDLANSTMTTTSPPKRIDFNTPELQRKRRIRALKDRLTRWYVLVGGLAVLGAITLIFFFLGYVVAPLFQGASLTKDDALTPAWMQDAGKPLLISMEEQNQVAMRVSDKGQVLFFSVEGAAELSRVDLPLPAGTRVVSIGKDQPGSPLVILGLSNGQSLVFRHTYKVSYPDGKKTITPAIEYPYGEAPIVLDEEGRALEHVALNATDSSLVIAGSTGSHLNVLSLSREENMMTGEVTSEQTRIELPQMTEPVKAIFVDPRQQWLYVINGRAQADVFSLREKNLNGRYKLLEEGDAEVTASTQLVGGISLIIGSSKGGLAQWFMARDPDGEQHLKQIRTFQMGTTPIVEIAAEERRKGFVALDAAGKFGVFHSTAHRTLLVDPVVEGQGIFGMSPRANRVIVEAGGKLQPLSLDNPHPEVSWSALWSKVWYESYDEPQYVWQSTAANSDFEPKMSLAPLTFGTLKAAFYAMLLAAPLAIAAAIYTAYFMAPSLRRKVKPVIELMEAMPTVILGFFAGLFLAPYVEGHLPGIFSLLMLLPIGILLSGFIFSRLPESIRLRVPDGWESAMLIPVILFVGWLSLYMSPYLENWFFGGDMRMWISHDLGITYDQRNALVVGLAMGFAVIPNIYSIAEDAVFSVPRGLTLGSLALGATPWQTMTRVVLLTASPGIFSALMIGMGRAVGETMIVLMATGNTPIMEMNLFEGLRTLAANVAVEMPESEVGGSHYRVLFLSALVLLLFTFLMNTLAELIRQRLRKKYSSL from the coding sequence ATGAATGATCTGGCCAATTCCACTATGACGACGACTTCTCCCCCCAAGCGCATTGACTTCAATACGCCTGAGCTGCAACGCAAGCGCCGCATTCGCGCGCTCAAGGATCGCCTGACCCGTTGGTATGTCTTGGTCGGCGGCCTCGCCGTGCTCGGCGCCATCACGCTGATTTTCTTCTTCCTTGGCTATGTGGTCGCGCCACTGTTCCAGGGCGCCAGCCTGACCAAGGACGACGCTCTGACGCCGGCCTGGATGCAAGACGCTGGCAAGCCGTTGCTGATCTCCATGGAAGAACAGAACCAGGTTGCAATGCGGGTTTCCGACAAGGGCCAGGTGTTGTTCTTCAGCGTCGAGGGCGCTGCCGAGTTGTCACGGGTCGACCTGCCGCTGCCTGCCGGTACCCGCGTGGTATCCATTGGTAAGGACCAGCCGGGCAGCCCGCTGGTGATTCTTGGTTTATCCAACGGCCAGTCCCTGGTGTTCCGTCACACCTATAAGGTGTCTTACCCGGACGGCAAGAAGACGATCACGCCTGCCATCGAGTATCCGTACGGCGAGGCGCCGATCGTTCTCGATGAAGAAGGCCGTGCGCTGGAGCATGTTGCACTCAACGCCACCGACTCGTCGTTGGTGATCGCCGGTTCCACTGGTTCGCACTTGAATGTGCTGTCCTTGAGCCGCGAAGAGAACATGATGACTGGCGAAGTCACCAGCGAGCAGACGCGTATCGAGCTGCCGCAAATGACCGAGCCGGTTAAAGCGATCTTCGTCGACCCGCGCCAGCAATGGTTGTATGTGATCAACGGTCGCGCCCAGGCCGATGTGTTCAGCCTGCGGGAAAAGAATCTCAACGGTCGCTACAAACTATTGGAAGAGGGCGATGCCGAAGTCACCGCCAGCACCCAATTGGTGGGTGGCATCTCGCTGATCATCGGTAGCTCCAAGGGTGGCCTGGCGCAGTGGTTCATGGCCCGCGACCCGGATGGCGAGCAGCATCTCAAGCAGATCCGCACGTTCCAGATGGGCACCACGCCCATCGTTGAAATCGCCGCCGAAGAGCGTCGCAAAGGCTTCGTCGCTCTCGACGCTGCCGGCAAGTTCGGGGTGTTCCACAGCACCGCCCACCGCACCTTGCTGGTGGATCCGGTGGTAGAAGGCCAAGGCATTTTCGGCATGTCGCCACGGGCTAACCGTGTGATCGTCGAGGCCGGCGGTAAGCTGCAACCGTTGTCGTTGGACAACCCGCACCCCGAAGTTTCGTGGAGCGCGTTGTGGAGCAAGGTCTGGTACGAGAGCTACGACGAGCCTCAATACGTCTGGCAATCGACCGCCGCCAACAGCGATTTCGAACCCAAGATGAGCCTGGCGCCGTTGACCTTCGGTACGCTGAAGGCTGCGTTTTACGCCATGCTGCTGGCGGCGCCGCTGGCCATTGCGGCGGCCATCTACACCGCCTACTTCATGGCGCCGAGCCTGCGTCGCAAGGTCAAGCCGGTGATCGAGTTGATGGAAGCGATGCCGACAGTGATCCTCGGGTTCTTCGCCGGCCTGTTCCTGGCGCCCTATGTCGAAGGGCATCTGCCGGGGATTTTCAGCCTGCTGATGTTGCTGCCGATAGGCATTCTGTTGTCTGGTTTCATCTTCAGCCGCCTGCCTGAGTCCATCCGCCTGCGGGTACCGGATGGTTGGGAAAGCGCGATGTTGATCCCGGTGATCCTGTTCGTGGGTTGGCTCTCGCTGTACATGAGCCCGTACCTGGAAAACTGGTTCTTCGGCGGCGACATGCGTATGTGGATCTCCCACGACCTGGGCATTACCTACGATCAGCGCAACGCACTGGTTGTCGGTTTGGCCATGGGTTTTGCGGTCATCCCGAACATCTACTCGATCGCTGAAGACGCTGTGTTCAGCGTGCCGCGCGGCCTGACCCTGGGCTCTCTGGCCCTGGGCGCCACGCCATGGCAGACCATGACGCGGGTTGTATTGCTGACCGCCAGTCCGGGGATTTTCTCGGCGTTGATGATCGGCATGGGGCGTGCAGTCGGTGAAACCATGATCGTACTGATGGCCACCGGCAATACCCCGATCATGGAAATGAACCTGTTTGAAGGCCTGCGCACCCTGGCGGCCAACGTCGCGGTGGAAATGCCCGAGTCGGAAGTCGGCGGCAGCCACTACCGCGTGCTGTTCCTCTCGGCACTGGTGCTGCTGTTGTTCACCTTCCTCATGAACACCCTCGCCGAGCTGATTCGTCAGCGTCTGCGCAAGAAATACTCGTCGCTTTAA
- a CDS encoding phosphate ABC transporter substrate-binding protein PstS has protein sequence MKLKRLMAAMTFVAAGVATANAVAAGVDPAIPAYVKTSGVSGNLSSVGSDTLANLMTLWAEGYKKEYPNVNIQIQAAGSSTAPPALTEGTANLGPMSRKMKDNELQAFEEKYGYKPTAIPVAVDALAVFVHKDNPIKHMTMEQVDAVFSSTRLCGAKAEVKTWGDLGVTGDLANKPLQLFGRNSVSGTYGYFKEEALCKGDYKSNVNEQPGSASVVQSISSSLNGIGYSGIGYKTASVKTVALAKKGSTDYIEDTEENTLNGKYPLSRFLYVYINKAPNKPLAPLEAEFVKLILSKQGQEVVVKDGYIPLPAKVAAKALADLGLKEGN, from the coding sequence ATGAAACTGAAGCGTTTGATGGCGGCAATGACTTTTGTCGCTGCTGGCGTTGCGACCGCTAACGCGGTAGCCGCTGGTGTTGACCCGGCGATCCCGGCTTACGTGAAGACCTCTGGTGTCTCGGGCAACTTGTCCAGCGTTGGTTCCGATACCCTGGCGAACCTGATGACCCTGTGGGCCGAGGGTTACAAAAAGGAATACCCGAACGTCAATATCCAGATTCAGGCCGCTGGTTCCTCCACCGCGCCACCTGCACTCACCGAAGGGACCGCCAACCTGGGCCCGATGAGCCGCAAGATGAAGGACAACGAGCTGCAGGCCTTCGAAGAGAAGTACGGCTACAAGCCAACCGCTATCCCGGTTGCCGTGGATGCCCTGGCTGTGTTCGTGCACAAGGACAACCCGATCAAGCACATGACCATGGAACAAGTCGACGCGGTGTTCTCCTCGACTCGTCTGTGCGGCGCCAAGGCTGAAGTCAAGACCTGGGGCGACCTGGGTGTGACCGGTGACCTGGCCAACAAGCCGCTTCAACTGTTTGGTCGTAACTCGGTATCCGGCACTTACGGCTACTTCAAGGAAGAAGCCCTGTGTAAAGGCGACTACAAGTCGAACGTCAACGAGCAACCAGGTTCGGCTTCGGTCGTGCAGTCGATCAGCTCTTCGCTGAACGGTATCGGTTACTCGGGCATCGGCTACAAGACTGCCAGCGTGAAGACTGTGGCCCTGGCCAAGAAAGGCAGCACTGATTACATCGAAGACACCGAAGAAAACACCCTGAACGGTAAGTACCCGCTGTCGCGTTTCCTCTACGTCTACATCAACAAAGCGCCGAACAAGCCTCTGGCCCCGCTGGAAGCCGAGTTCGTGAAACTGATTCTGTCCAAACAGGGTCAGGAAGTCGTAGTGAAAGACGGCTACATCCCGCTGCCAGCCAAAGTTGCCGCCAAGGCCCTGGCTGACCTGGGTCTGAAAGAAGGTAACTAA
- a CDS encoding DUF3299 domain-containing protein: MRRLLLTVLLLGSSLAHASELPETDWLELMPKSDQKALEQMPEIDHNSPEAMGTFTEKGGLKQSKGLPAVMYSTKTVAAMNGKPVRLGGYPVPLETDAKGRSTLFFLVPYPGACIHVPPPPPNQLVLVRYPKGLKLDDIYTPLWVTGTMKVEKVNNDLADAAYALDASKVRVVQEADL, from the coding sequence ATGCGCCGTCTTCTGTTGACTGTCCTTTTGCTGGGCTCGAGCCTGGCCCACGCCTCCGAGCTACCTGAAACCGACTGGCTGGAACTGATGCCCAAGTCGGACCAGAAAGCCCTCGAACAAATGCCGGAAATCGATCACAACTCCCCTGAAGCCATGGGCACCTTTACCGAAAAAGGTGGCTTGAAGCAGAGCAAGGGCCTGCCGGCGGTGATGTATTCGACTAAAACTGTAGCCGCTATGAACGGCAAGCCTGTTCGTCTTGGCGGTTACCCGGTACCGCTGGAAACCGATGCCAAGGGCCGCAGCACCCTGTTCTTCCTGGTGCCTTATCCAGGTGCCTGCATCCACGTGCCGCCACCGCCGCCAAATCAGTTGGTGCTGGTGCGTTATCCCAAGGGTTTGAAGCTGGATGACATCTACACACCGCTGTGGGTAACGGGCACGATGAAGGTGGAGAAGGTCAACAACGACCTGGCGGATGCCGCTTACGCGCTGGATGCGAGCAAGGTGCGGGTGGTGCAGGAAGCTGATCTCTAG
- the pstA gene encoding phosphate ABC transporter permease PstA: MKQNSLNGWFKSGAPGVWISGGAVAIAVIMTIGLLAVIAVRGLGHFWPADVIQANYNVPGQPNHVVVGEVVQKEQVPRARLKSAGLPVPDEGPEFMTRELIKVGNRDLNGNDFTWVVGEWLTSQTKPAELMAIERREWGNFYGTLVNVKQDGKVIAEGSAAWPELQARVARVNALAAELKTLEKSDIGAINAGLERLRLQGRKLELNGKLDAATQADMDADRAELDARYKGVEARLMDLHAQFNRDSLTARDANGKEVVISIGHVVRAYQPNAMGVMTKIGFYISKVWEFLSDDPREANTEGGIFPAIFGTVMMTLIMAVIVTPFGVLAAVYLREYAKQNTLTRIIRIAVNNLAGVPAIVYGVFGLGFFVYVLGGSVDRLFFPEALPAPTFGTPGLLWASLTLALLAVPVVIVATEEGLARIPRTVREGSLALGATKAETLWKIVLPMASPAMMTGMILAVARAAGEVAPLMLVGVVKLAPSLPLDGNYPYLHLDQKIMHLGFHIYDVGFQSPNVEAARPLVYATAFLLVLVIATLNLSAVWIRNHLREKYKALDS, translated from the coding sequence GTGAAACAGAACTCCCTGAATGGATGGTTCAAGAGCGGCGCCCCGGGCGTCTGGATCAGCGGTGGCGCGGTCGCCATCGCGGTCATCATGACCATTGGTTTGCTGGCAGTGATCGCGGTCCGTGGTTTGGGCCACTTCTGGCCGGCTGACGTGATCCAGGCCAACTACAATGTACCGGGCCAGCCCAACCATGTGGTCGTCGGCGAAGTGGTGCAGAAAGAACAAGTGCCCCGCGCGCGTCTGAAAAGTGCTGGTTTGCCGGTGCCGGATGAAGGCCCGGAATTCATGACCCGCGAGCTGATTAAGGTCGGCAACCGGGATTTGAACGGCAACGACTTCACCTGGGTCGTCGGCGAGTGGCTGACCAGCCAGACCAAGCCTGCCGAACTGATGGCCATCGAGCGTCGCGAGTGGGGCAACTTCTACGGCACCCTGGTCAACGTCAAGCAAGATGGCAAGGTGATCGCCGAAGGGTCGGCCGCCTGGCCGGAGCTGCAAGCACGTGTGGCCCGGGTCAACGCGCTGGCCGCCGAACTCAAGACCCTTGAGAAGTCAGATATCGGTGCGATCAACGCCGGCCTTGAGCGCCTTCGCCTGCAGGGCCGCAAGCTGGAACTGAACGGCAAGCTCGACGCCGCCACCCAGGCTGACATGGACGCCGACCGCGCCGAACTCGACGCTCGTTATAAAGGTGTTGAAGCGCGCTTGATGGACCTGCACGCCCAGTTCAACCGCGATAGCCTCACCGCCCGCGATGCAAACGGTAAAGAAGTAGTTATCAGTATCGGCCACGTGGTGCGTGCCTACCAGCCGAACGCCATGGGCGTCATGACCAAGATCGGTTTCTATATCAGCAAGGTCTGGGAGTTCCTGAGCGACGATCCGCGGGAAGCCAACACTGAAGGCGGGATCTTCCCGGCGATTTTCGGCACCGTGATGATGACGCTGATCATGGCGGTCATCGTCACCCCGTTCGGCGTGCTGGCGGCGGTTTACCTGCGTGAATACGCCAAGCAGAACACCCTGACCCGGATCATCCGTATCGCCGTGAACAACCTGGCGGGCGTTCCGGCCATTGTTTACGGTGTGTTTGGCTTGGGTTTCTTCGTTTACGTACTGGGTGGCTCGGTCGACCGTTTGTTCTTCCCCGAAGCCCTGCCGGCACCGACATTCGGTACCCCGGGCCTGTTGTGGGCGTCGCTGACCCTGGCGCTGCTGGCGGTTCCGGTGGTGATCGTCGCCACCGAGGAAGGTCTGGCGCGGATCCCGCGCACTGTGCGTGAAGGCTCCCTGGCACTGGGCGCGACCAAGGCGGAAACGCTGTGGAAAATCGTGCTGCCGATGGCCAGCCCGGCGATGATGACCGGCATGATCCTCGCTGTGGCTCGTGCCGCGGGTGAGGTGGCTCCGCTGATGCTGGTGGGTGTGGTGAAACTGGCGCCGTCGCTGCCGCTGGACGGCAACTATCCTTACTTGCACCTTGACCAGAAAATCATGCACTTGGGCTTCCATATCTACGACGTCGGCTTCCAGAGCCCCAACGTCGAAGCGGCACGCCCGTTGGTTTACGCCACCGCGTTCTTGCTGGTGCTGGTGATCGCCACGCTCAACCTCTCGGCGGTGTGGATTCGTAACCACCTGCGCGAAAAATACAAGGCGCTGGACAGTTGA
- a CDS encoding MFS transporter has product MSSVPASSAQPSRPLTRNDYKTLSLSALGGALEFYDFIIFVFFATVVGKLFFPADMPEWLRMMQTFGIFAAGYLARPLGGIVMAHFGDLLGRKKMFTLSIFMMAVPTLIMGLLPTYAQIGLWAPILLLLMRVIQGAAIGGEVPGAWVFVSEHVPPRHIGYACGTLTSGLTGGILLGSLVATAINTIYTPEQVSDYAWRIPFLVGGVFGLFSVYLRRWLHETPIFAEMQQRKTLAAELPLRTVLRDHRSAIVLSMLLTWLLSAGIVVVILMTPTVLQTVYHFSPTVSLQANSLAIVTLSLGCIASGALADRFGAGRVLVTGCLLLLATSWTLYHSLASHPDWLFPLYSLTGLFVGVVGVVPYVMVKAFPPVVRFSGLSFSYNVAYAVFGGLTPLVVSLLMKESAMGPAYYVAVICIMGMLVGGYLWKRGR; this is encoded by the coding sequence ATGTCCTCCGTGCCCGCAAGCAGTGCGCAACCTTCGCGCCCGCTGACCCGCAACGACTACAAGACCCTGTCGCTGTCTGCCTTGGGCGGGGCGCTGGAGTTCTACGACTTCATCATCTTCGTATTTTTCGCCACCGTGGTCGGGAAACTGTTCTTTCCCGCCGACATGCCTGAATGGCTGCGCATGATGCAGACTTTCGGCATCTTTGCGGCGGGCTATCTAGCACGCCCGCTGGGCGGGATCGTCATGGCTCACTTCGGTGACCTGTTGGGTCGCAAGAAGATGTTCACCCTGAGCATCTTCATGATGGCCGTACCGACCCTGATCATGGGACTGCTGCCAACCTACGCGCAGATCGGCCTGTGGGCACCGATCCTGTTGCTGCTGATGCGCGTCATCCAGGGCGCGGCGATTGGGGGCGAGGTGCCGGGCGCCTGGGTCTTCGTGTCCGAACACGTGCCACCCCGGCATATCGGCTACGCCTGCGGCACCCTGACCAGTGGCCTGACCGGCGGGATCCTGCTGGGTTCACTGGTGGCCACCGCGATCAACACGATCTACACCCCTGAGCAGGTATCGGATTACGCCTGGCGGATCCCGTTCCTGGTGGGCGGTGTATTCGGCCTGTTTTCGGTGTACCTGCGTCGCTGGCTGCATGAAACGCCGATCTTCGCCGAGATGCAGCAACGCAAGACGCTGGCCGCCGAACTGCCTTTGCGCACGGTATTGCGTGACCATCGGAGTGCCATCGTACTGTCGATGCTGCTGACCTGGTTGTTGTCGGCCGGCATCGTCGTGGTGATCCTGATGACCCCGACCGTGTTGCAAACGGTTTACCATTTCAGCCCGACGGTTTCATTGCAAGCCAACAGCCTGGCAATCGTGACCCTGAGCCTGGGTTGCATCGCCTCTGGCGCCCTGGCCGACCGATTCGGCGCGGGGCGTGTGCTGGTGACGGGGTGCCTGTTATTACTGGCAACTTCATGGACGCTCTATCACAGCCTTGCCAGCCATCCCGACTGGCTGTTCCCGCTGTACAGCCTGACGGGTCTGTTCGTCGGCGTGGTCGGTGTGGTGCCTTACGTGATGGTGAAAGCGTTCCCGCCAGTGGTGCGCTTCAGCGGTCTTTCGTTCTCCTACAATGTTGCCTACGCTGTGTTCGGTGGCCTGACACCGTTGGTGGTGTCGCTGCTGATGAAGGAAAGCGCGATGGGCCCGGCCTACTACGTGGCCGTCATCTGCATCATGGGCATGTTGGTAGGTGGCTATCTGTGGAAGCGCGGTCGCTGA
- a CDS encoding GlsB/YeaQ/YmgE family stress response membrane protein, with the protein MGIIGTIFIGLIVGLLARFLKPGDDNMGWIMTILLGIAGSLAATYGGQALGIYQAGQGAGFLGALVGAIVLLVIYGLIKKK; encoded by the coding sequence ATGGGTATTATTGGAACCATCTTTATCGGTTTGATCGTCGGCCTGCTGGCGCGTTTCCTGAAACCGGGTGACGACAACATGGGGTGGATCATGACCATCCTGCTGGGTATCGCGGGCTCCCTGGCGGCCACCTATGGCGGCCAGGCGCTGGGTATCTATCAGGCTGGCCAAGGTGCGGGTTTCCTCGGTGCGCTGGTCGGTGCCATCGTACTGCTGGTGATCTACGGCCTGATCAAAAAGAAATGA
- the pstB gene encoding phosphate ABC transporter ATP-binding protein PstB, which yields MQHETHSHGINMSALGRDKQSLSLEQETVAIEVPGLSLYYGEKQALFDVSMNIPKQRVTAFIGPSGCGKSTLLRTFNRMNDLVDGCRVEGAINLYGSNIYRKGEDVAELRRRVGMVFQKPNPFPKTIYENVVYGLRIQGINKKRILDEAVEWALKGAALWEEVKDRLHESALGLSGGQQQRLVIARTIAVEPEVLLLDEPCSALDPISTLKVEELIYELKSKFTIVIVTHNMQQAARVSDYTAFMYMGKLVEFGDTDTLFTNPAKKQTEDYITGRYG from the coding sequence ATGCAACATGAAACCCATTCCCACGGCATCAACATGTCAGCCCTGGGTCGCGACAAGCAGAGCCTGAGCCTGGAACAGGAAACCGTGGCCATCGAAGTGCCGGGCCTGAGCCTGTACTACGGTGAAAAACAAGCGCTGTTCGACGTCAGCATGAATATCCCCAAGCAGCGCGTGACCGCCTTTATCGGTCCGTCCGGCTGCGGCAAGTCCACGCTGCTGCGTACCTTCAACCGGATGAATGATCTGGTGGACGGTTGCCGCGTGGAAGGCGCGATCAACCTCTACGGCAGCAACATCTACCGCAAGGGCGAGGACGTGGCCGAGCTGCGTCGCCGGGTCGGCATGGTGTTCCAGAAGCCTAACCCGTTCCCCAAGACCATCTATGAAAACGTGGTGTATGGGTTGCGCATCCAAGGCATCAACAAGAAGCGCATTCTCGACGAAGCGGTTGAGTGGGCGCTCAAGGGCGCGGCGCTGTGGGAGGAGGTCAAGGACCGCCTGCACGAATCTGCCCTGGGCCTGTCCGGTGGTCAACAGCAGCGTCTGGTCATCGCCCGCACCATCGCGGTAGAGCCGGAAGTATTGCTGCTCGACGAACCGTGCTCGGCACTCGACCCGATCTCCACCTTGAAAGTCGAAGAGCTGATCTACGAGCTCAAATCCAAGTTCACCATCGTCATCGTGACCCACAACATGCAACAGGCGGCGCGGGTTTCCGACTACACCGCGTTCATGTACATGGGCAAACTGGTGGAATT
- a CDS encoding acyl-CoA thioesterase, with product MIELEQEDPIPQGDLALQITALPRETNGFGDIFGGWLVAQMDLAGTAMASKVAGGRVATVAIDRMAFLVPVAVGAQLSFYTQALEIGRSSIQMMVEVWSDDPLSSEWRKVTEAVFVFVAIDGSGRTRSVPSRAR from the coding sequence ATGATCGAACTCGAACAGGAAGATCCTATCCCGCAAGGCGACCTCGCCCTGCAAATCACCGCGCTTCCGCGGGAAACCAACGGTTTTGGCGATATCTTCGGTGGCTGGCTGGTCGCTCAGATGGACCTCGCCGGCACGGCAATGGCTAGCAAGGTCGCAGGCGGACGCGTGGCGACCGTGGCGATTGATCGCATGGCTTTCCTGGTGCCGGTAGCGGTCGGCGCACAGCTCTCCTTCTACACCCAGGCCCTGGAAATTGGCCGCAGCTCGATCCAGATGATGGTCGAAGTGTGGAGCGACGATCCGCTATCCAGCGAATGGCGCAAGGTCACCGAGGCGGTGTTTGTGTTCGTCGCCATCGACGGCAGTGGCCGCACGCGCTCGGTTCCCTCACGAGCCCGTTAA
- a CDS encoding D-hexose-6-phosphate mutarotase: MSMPHIETVKLDELDCWRIRHNGAELLVAQQGAHIVSYQRQGEQPLIWPNDEAVFKQGKGIRTGVPVCWPWFGVFERNPQSVKAMRQSDEPAGAHGFVRTATWQLAGVENQGQALRVNLLLPAPAGGFPDWPHQVDLSLNLLLDDQLHIQLTSHNRGTETVTLSQALHTYFAVSDVRNVQVEGLDGLQYIDTADGWQTKQQSGLLHFTGETDRIYLDTPTHLNIVDKHWQRRLQLTSQGSKSTVIWNPWTERAKALDDMADDGWQGMLCIETANVLDDVVALAPGERHTLGVSIASIAL, translated from the coding sequence ATGTCGATGCCCCACATTGAAACCGTGAAACTGGATGAGCTGGATTGCTGGCGCATCCGCCATAACGGCGCCGAACTGTTGGTAGCCCAGCAAGGTGCACACATCGTCAGTTACCAGCGTCAGGGCGAGCAGCCTCTGATCTGGCCCAACGATGAGGCGGTATTCAAGCAAGGTAAAGGCATCCGTACGGGCGTTCCGGTGTGCTGGCCGTGGTTCGGGGTTTTCGAGCGTAACCCGCAAAGCGTGAAGGCGATGCGTCAAAGTGACGAGCCAGCGGGTGCCCACGGCTTTGTGCGCACCGCGACGTGGCAACTGGCAGGCGTTGAAAACCAGGGCCAGGCGTTACGCGTGAACCTGCTATTGCCGGCGCCCGCAGGCGGTTTTCCCGACTGGCCGCATCAAGTCGACTTGAGCCTGAACCTGTTGTTGGACGATCAACTGCACATCCAACTGACCAGCCACAACCGCGGCACCGAAACCGTAACCCTCAGCCAGGCGCTGCACACTTACTTCGCGGTCAGCGATGTGCGCAATGTACAGGTCGAAGGGTTGGACGGATTGCAGTACATCGATACGGCGGACGGCTGGCAGACCAAGCAACAATCCGGCCTCTTGCACTTTACCGGCGAGACCGATCGCATCTACCTCGACACCCCCACACACTTGAATATTGTCGACAAACATTGGCAACGGCGCCTGCAACTCACCAGCCAAGGCTCGAAGTCGACCGTTATCTGGAACCCATGGACCGAACGCGCCAAGGCCTTGGACGACATGGCCGACGACGGTTGGCAGGGCATGCTGTGTATCGAGACGGCGAATGTGCTGGATGATGTGGTGGCGCTGGCACCGGGTGAACGCCATACGCTAGGCGTGAGCATCGCCAGTATCGCCCTGTAG